A stretch of Aureispira sp. CCB-E DNA encodes these proteins:
- a CDS encoding HlyD family efflux transporter periplasmic adaptor subunit, with product MPENTPSSEFTLVEQAMGNPPGWLTYWGITVIFIFLGVTLGITAIIRYPDVLQAEAITYIDRPPIDVFPQKNGIIQTLFVGNNDTAEYDSPLLVLESTTDWKAVLALDSLLQQKTRSIVNEDLRSKELGELNTLYQELALLDTQIKDAKRSDITTKQVTGIRNEIKQNKVLNASLLKQKEVFEKELSNVKKDLERSKQLLQDGVMSQQEFEKKENTYLQSERELHRMESSIISNRIKVQQLELQIPESDKQRHDLFFRLETEFAKKKEALKTAIEQWKTQYILHAPSSGTVVLSSNFQEGSSIKTTESVVTIMPLISQKKSFLKAKMNANGIGKIAIGQKATVYFSNYPSAEYGTLSATVSKIAPIPTENQYEILLDLPQDWVTNYGIVIPKQQKMSVTVAVQTKEYTLLERVFAGLLEVIER from the coding sequence ATGCCAGAAAACACTCCATCATCTGAATTTACATTAGTAGAACAAGCCATGGGAAATCCCCCAGGATGGCTTACCTATTGGGGCATTACTGTAATTTTTATTTTTCTAGGCGTTACTTTAGGGATTACAGCGATAATCCGTTATCCAGATGTACTCCAAGCAGAAGCAATAACCTATATAGACCGCCCACCTATTGATGTATTTCCACAAAAAAATGGAATCATACAGACCTTATTCGTAGGTAATAATGACACAGCTGAGTATGACAGTCCTCTTCTTGTTTTAGAATCTACGACTGATTGGAAAGCTGTCTTGGCATTAGACAGTCTCTTACAGCAAAAAACACGCTCTATTGTCAATGAAGATTTACGTTCTAAGGAATTAGGTGAACTTAATACCTTGTACCAAGAATTGGCTCTTTTAGACACACAAATAAAGGATGCCAAGAGAAGTGACATAACAACGAAGCAAGTTACAGGTATTCGCAATGAGATCAAGCAAAATAAGGTTCTTAATGCTTCCTTATTAAAACAAAAAGAAGTCTTTGAAAAAGAATTAAGCAATGTCAAAAAAGACTTGGAACGCTCTAAACAATTACTCCAAGATGGAGTTATGAGCCAACAGGAATTTGAGAAAAAAGAGAATACGTATTTGCAGAGTGAACGAGAACTTCATCGAATGGAATCATCTATTATTTCTAACAGGATAAAGGTGCAGCAGCTTGAACTTCAAATTCCAGAATCGGACAAGCAAAGACACGATCTTTTCTTTCGCTTAGAAACGGAATTTGCAAAAAAGAAAGAAGCTCTAAAAACAGCAATCGAACAATGGAAAACGCAATATATCCTTCATGCTCCATCATCAGGAACCGTTGTTCTTAGTAGCAACTTTCAAGAAGGAAGTTCAATCAAAACGACTGAATCAGTTGTAACCATAATGCCCCTTATCTCGCAAAAAAAGTCATTCCTCAAAGCCAAAATGAATGCCAATGGTATTGGGAAGATAGCCATTGGGCAAAAGGCAACAGTTTATTTTAGTAACTATCCTTCGGCAGAATATGGAACATTGTCTGCAACGGTTTCTAAGATTGCTCCAATTCCTACTGAAAACCAGTATGAGATTCTTTTAGATCTTCCGCAAGATTGGGTGACCAATTATGGCATTGTAATTCCTAAGCAGCAAAAAATGAGTGTGACAGTTGCTGTACAAACGAAGGAATATACTTTATTGGAGCGTGTTTTTGCTGGATTGTTGGAGGTAATTGAAAGATGA
- a CDS encoding NUDIX domain-containing protein, which produces MKLSSGIILYRKKNHKVEFFLVRPGGPFYKEHQNNIWTFPKGEKNENESEEEAAKREFKEETGIVINQDIYPLGKIKLRKGKLVCAFYCERDVNPQLISSSLFEMEYPKGSGVRKRFPEIAEARWFIFDEVKEKIHPKLLPFIEQLAKNYIE; this is translated from the coding sequence ATGAAATTAAGCTCAGGTATTATACTTTATCGAAAAAAGAACCATAAAGTTGAATTCTTTCTGGTTCGCCCAGGTGGACCATTCTATAAGGAGCATCAAAATAACATTTGGACCTTCCCTAAAGGAGAAAAAAATGAAAATGAGTCTGAAGAAGAAGCTGCGAAACGAGAATTTAAGGAGGAAACGGGAATTGTTATAAATCAAGATATTTACCCATTGGGAAAAATAAAACTCAGAAAAGGAAAGTTAGTTTGTGCATTTTATTGTGAAAGAGATGTGAATCCACAATTAATCTCTAGTTCATTATTTGAAATGGAATACCCCAAAGGCTCAGGAGTAAGAAAGCGCTTTCCTGAAATTGCAGAAGCTAGATGGTTTATATTTGATGAAGTAAAAGAGAAAATTCATCCTAAATTACTCCCATTTATTGAACAGCTTGCCAAAAACTATATAGAATAG
- a CDS encoding energy transducer TonB: protein MKNKMLIFSIILFFNLNTFSQRLYFEGLYMAVVDSTSLSKEKKYLKFYKNRDVVSATSIGTPQKVKNWLLIESEHVSKGKYKIKNEYISFYSKNKYGKVKYSGKIKANGSLELNSKSMINGHEALYLYKYIAPSELQKEEKVVNKSPVKIFSYEEVGIKPNFIGGEEKMLQFIRENLLYPQESINNKVEGVVYVRFVVEKDGKCSNPEIIKGLDENCNLAVLKIIDKMPLWSPGKDKGVRIRCYYVLPIKFTLPQ, encoded by the coding sequence ATGAAAAATAAAATGCTTATTTTTTCCATTATACTATTCTTTAATTTAAATACCTTTTCTCAAAGGTTATATTTTGAAGGTCTATATATGGCAGTTGTTGATTCAACAAGCTTGTCGAAGGAGAAAAAATACTTAAAATTTTATAAAAATAGAGATGTTGTAAGTGCAACATCTATAGGAACACCTCAGAAAGTAAAAAACTGGTTATTAATAGAAAGTGAGCATGTTTCTAAGGGTAAGTATAAAATCAAAAATGAATATATTTCCTTTTACTCAAAAAATAAATATGGCAAAGTAAAATATTCAGGGAAAATTAAGGCAAATGGCTCTTTAGAACTAAATAGCAAGAGTATGATAAATGGGCATGAAGCTCTTTACCTTTATAAATATATCGCTCCAAGTGAACTTCAAAAAGAGGAAAAAGTTGTAAACAAATCTCCTGTAAAAATATTTTCATATGAAGAGGTTGGTATAAAACCTAATTTTATTGGAGGAGAAGAAAAAATGTTACAGTTTATCCGTGAAAACTTATTATATCCGCAGGAAAGTATAAACAATAAAGTAGAAGGGGTTGTTTATGTCCGATTTGTTGTGGAAAAAGATGGAAAATGTTCAAATCCTGAAATCATAAAAGGATTAGATGAAAATTGCAACCTAGCTGTTTTAAAGATAATTGATAAAATGCCCCTTTGGAGCCCTGGAAAAGATAAAGGAGTGAGAATAAGGTGCTATTATGTTTTACCAATAAAATTCACTTTACCTCAATAA
- a CDS encoding T9SS type A sorting domain-containing protein: MAKITFFLLAMILSFLGMNVQAQQIPTQDLVVEYLFDNNLLETSGSSYNAGALTSTNSVNYVQGIDGNDAVSPNGEVLSNVGNIAFSSNVKEYVVSFWFKANASANTTPFKLLELKDQNNSNIGLTVEVANNGQQLNVTQNASGLTSLGSFNSFLGYLDNNWHHIAVKLVYWPGGQKYYLRTYLDNAEIIDDQAQVSLSNVWVFGGLNIYIPSQVMGTGIAQDLKIDNFRFYKAPITLTQIAALYNEKNSGGTCAIVNIPDANFKNALLEHGTNIVGTNIGIIDTDGDGEICQNEAQAYTGWIYAQNKGISDLTGIEAFTALTGLNCSVNQLTNLDVSANTALTRLICDNNQLTSIDVTVHTVLDYLQCGHNQLTSLNISTNTALTQIWCQNNGLTHLDISTNTALEVLNCNNNQLTSLNVSNGNNTNLMSMSAFNNPSLTCIQHDAGYTPVPWYQGNGWLKDATANWSSNCNVVGIEDIESSENISLYPNPASDIVMIEMDNLQSVKVVDVQGKEVLKSTNSKIDVSALKIGMYFVQITSNNGTIATKKLLKNKL, translated from the coding sequence ATGGCAAAAATTACATTTTTTTTATTAGCAATGATTCTTTCATTTTTAGGAATGAATGTGCAAGCACAACAAATACCTACGCAAGATTTAGTCGTAGAGTACCTGTTTGATAACAACCTTTTAGAAACGAGCGGAAGTTCCTATAATGCTGGAGCTTTAACATCAACAAATAGTGTTAATTATGTTCAAGGAATAGACGGAAATGACGCTGTGTCTCCAAATGGAGAAGTTTTGAGTAATGTAGGAAATATTGCTTTTTCTAGTAATGTAAAGGAATATGTAGTAAGTTTTTGGTTCAAAGCAAATGCTAGTGCTAATACCACACCATTTAAGCTGTTAGAGTTAAAAGACCAAAATAACAGTAATATAGGCTTAACCGTTGAGGTAGCAAATAATGGCCAACAATTAAATGTTACACAAAATGCTAGTGGTTTAACTAGTCTGGGATCATTTAACAGTTTTTTAGGTTATTTAGACAATAATTGGCATCATATAGCAGTAAAACTTGTTTATTGGCCTGGAGGACAAAAATATTATTTACGTACTTATCTTGATAACGCAGAAATTATTGATGATCAAGCACAGGTTTCTTTAAGTAACGTTTGGGTTTTTGGAGGGTTAAATATTTATATTCCTTCACAAGTTATGGGAACAGGCATTGCTCAAGATTTGAAAATAGATAATTTCCGTTTTTACAAAGCTCCGATTACCCTAACACAAATAGCAGCATTATATAACGAAAAAAACAGCGGAGGTACTTGTGCAATTGTAAACATACCAGATGCTAACTTTAAAAATGCCTTATTGGAGCACGGAACAAATATTGTTGGAACAAACATTGGCATAATAGATACAGATGGTGATGGTGAAATTTGTCAAAATGAAGCACAAGCTTACACAGGATGGATTTATGCGCAAAATAAAGGTATCAGCGACCTTACAGGAATTGAAGCTTTTACTGCTTTAACAGGATTAAATTGTTCTGTAAATCAGTTGACTAATTTAGATGTTTCAGCAAATACTGCTTTAACAAGATTAATATGTGATAATAACCAGTTAACTAGTATAGATGTTACAGTGCATACCGTTTTAGATTACCTACAATGTGGACATAATCAGTTAACGAGTTTAAACATTTCGACTAATACAGCTTTAACACAGATATGGTGTCAAAATAATGGGTTAACTCATTTAGATATTTCAACAAACACAGCTCTAGAAGTATTAAATTGTAACAATAATCAGTTAACCAGTTTAAATGTTTCTAACGGAAACAATACTAACTTAATGAGTATGTCTGCGTTTAATAATCCAAGTTTAACTTGTATTCAACATGATGCTGGTTATACACCTGTACCGTGGTATCAAGGTAATGGTTGGCTTAAAGATGCTACTGCAAATTGGAGCTCAAATTGTAATGTTGTAGGTATTGAGGATATTGAGTCTTCTGAGAATATTTCTCTTTACCCCAATCCTGCAAGTGATATTGTAATGATTGAGATGGATAACCTACAATCGGTAAAAGTGGTCGATGTGCAAGGAAAAGAAGTGCTAAAAAGCACCAATAGCAAAATTGATGTTTCTGCATTGAAAATAGGAATGTACTTTGTACAAATAACAAGCAACAATGGAACTATTGCCACTAAAAAGCTATTAAAAAATAAACTCTAG
- a CDS encoding helix-turn-helix transcriptional regulator gives MHIKLIDRDLDRVAQSIVGEMKQKGLIVPEQIDSDETLKIINQSSYMVAIVEDDFLSATLVSDNMLTNFMGTSCNRLTDFDLLSFVTTMDSSLFNHIPKTRAFFKKNKNTPYFFQLKNKDFNQNTVCFNGVYVLLIEEPTRYLAVVKKTDHIPQETLTKQEREVALLLQKGYTRNEIAKRLYISNNTVHYHTKNIFKKLGINRKTLLPTIIL, from the coding sequence ATGCATATTAAATTAATTGACAGGGATTTAGATAGAGTGGCGCAAAGTATTGTTGGGGAGATGAAACAAAAAGGGTTAATTGTTCCCGAACAAATAGATTCTGATGAAACATTAAAAATTATTAACCAATCATCGTATATGGTTGCGATAGTTGAAGACGATTTTCTTAGTGCAACTTTAGTGAGTGATAATATGCTCACCAATTTTATGGGAACATCGTGCAACCGATTAACAGATTTTGACTTACTTTCATTTGTAACAACAATGGATTCTTCGTTATTTAATCATATCCCAAAAACTCGTGCTTTTTTTAAGAAAAATAAAAATACGCCCTATTTTTTTCAACTAAAAAATAAAGATTTTAACCAAAATACCGTTTGTTTTAATGGTGTCTATGTTCTTTTAATAGAAGAACCTACGCGTTATTTAGCTGTTGTTAAAAAAACAGACCATATTCCCCAAGAAACTCTCACGAAACAGGAACGAGAAGTTGCTTTACTTCTACAAAAAGGCTACACACGAAACGAAATTGCTAAACGATTATATATTAGTAATAATACCGTACACTACCACACTAAGAACATTTTTAAAAAACTTGGAATCAATAGAAAAACACTACTGCCTACTATAATTTTGTGA
- a CDS encoding LytTR family DNA-binding domain-containing protein — protein MNVIIIEDEKPAFNKLSKYLLEHRADAQVLEWFDSVDDALKGKELFAQCDLLLSDIQLLDGNCFQLFQQLKINCPIIFCTAYNKYMENAFETNGIAYLIKPYSQEAFNNAMQKYEHFFEQKNTIQTNKDTIHLIEKMFQHNNKSYKQRFSIKKKNGIIIKKVSEAYYFQASGDFCILVDVNGEKHIVNYKISVLENLLDPQLFFRINRSEIVNIEYILKIEPHFKNKMQILLPKGIELYTSGARTPEFRRWLEGE, from the coding sequence ATGAACGTTATAATAATTGAAGATGAAAAACCTGCTTTTAATAAACTTTCAAAATATCTTTTGGAGCATAGGGCAGATGCTCAGGTTTTGGAATGGTTTGACTCTGTGGATGATGCCCTAAAAGGCAAAGAATTATTCGCTCAATGCGATTTATTACTTTCTGATATACAATTATTAGACGGAAACTGTTTTCAGTTATTTCAACAATTAAAAATAAATTGTCCAATCATCTTTTGTACTGCCTACAACAAATATATGGAGAATGCTTTTGAAACAAATGGTATCGCATACCTTATCAAGCCCTATTCTCAAGAAGCATTTAATAATGCAATGCAGAAATATGAACATTTTTTTGAACAAAAGAATACTATCCAAACCAATAAAGACACCATTCATTTAATTGAAAAAATGTTTCAGCATAATAACAAAAGCTACAAACAAAGATTCAGCATAAAAAAGAAAAACGGGATTATCATTAAGAAGGTATCAGAGGCCTATTACTTTCAAGCTTCAGGAGATTTTTGCATTCTTGTAGATGTTAATGGAGAAAAACATATTGTAAACTATAAAATATCCGTATTAGAAAACTTGCTAGACCCTCAGTTATTTTTCCGAATCAATAGAAGCGAAATCGTTAACATTGAATATATTTTAAAGATTGAACCTCACTTCAAAAACAAGATGCAAATTCTTTTACCCAAGGGCATCGAGCTTTATACAAGTGGTGCTAGAACCCCTGAATTTAGACGGTGGTTGGAGGGGGAATGA
- a CDS encoding histidine kinase gives MAEENLRLYKLQKGDKLIFILFFWIFSLLLILSSEDMGEKWIYGLYTVMVFVGNAVLVVYFIVFRWLKQLNTRKHYLLLILKTILFTVFLLAFQGLVYYYFIEVTPDEEGVTLGDFINVSIIILLLSSILLGIIMLKKGVGSQIQMLKIENLQKTYELKNLKKQIDPHFLFNNLNTLDAFIETDVGKAKPYIQRLAKLYQYLIRTQDEDTVNLEEEMNFANDYIYLIKERFGENYQFNIINKRTKKEERLIPPCAIQTVFENIVKHNNASRGKPIITKIIVEDEQMVISNNIRSKEEPVVSFGVGLSNLQSRYQILCNLPLIVEVDENYTITLPLILKINDHKYERYNN, from the coding sequence ATGGCAGAGGAAAATTTACGATTGTACAAATTACAAAAAGGAGATAAGTTAATATTCATTTTGTTTTTCTGGATTTTTTCGCTTTTGCTAATTTTATCTAGCGAAGACATGGGAGAAAAATGGATATATGGTTTGTATACGGTTATGGTGTTTGTAGGGAATGCTGTTTTAGTTGTATATTTTATAGTGTTTAGGTGGTTAAAGCAACTTAATACTCGCAAGCATTATTTACTTCTTATCTTAAAAACGATTTTATTTACCGTTTTTCTATTGGCTTTTCAGGGGCTTGTATATTATTACTTTATTGAAGTGACGCCAGACGAAGAAGGGGTTACCTTAGGAGATTTTATAAATGTATCTATTATTATTTTACTACTGAGTAGTATACTGTTGGGAATTATTATGTTAAAAAAAGGAGTTGGATCTCAGATTCAGATGCTTAAAATCGAAAATTTGCAAAAGACTTATGAGTTAAAAAATCTCAAAAAACAAATCGACCCTCATTTCTTGTTCAACAACCTCAACACCTTAGATGCTTTTATTGAAACAGATGTCGGCAAAGCCAAACCTTATATACAAAGGCTTGCTAAGCTTTATCAATATTTGATTAGAACGCAAGATGAAGATACCGTCAACTTAGAGGAGGAAATGAATTTTGCCAATGATTATATTTATCTTATAAAAGAGCGGTTTGGAGAAAATTATCAATTTAATATTATAAATAAAAGAACAAAAAAGGAGGAAAGGCTCATTCCGCCTTGTGCTATTCAAACAGTTTTTGAAAACATAGTAAAACATAATAATGCTTCGAGAGGCAAGCCTATTATCACGAAAATTATTGTGGAAGATGAGCAGATGGTCATCAGTAATAACATAAGATCTAAAGAAGAACCTGTTGTATCTTTTGGTGTTGGTTTAAGTAACTTACAATCTCGTTACCAAATACTTTGTAATCTTCCTCTAATCGTAGAAGTTGATGAAAATTATACCATAACATTACCTCTTATTCTAAAAATAAACGACCATAAGTATGAACGTTATAATAATTGA
- a CDS encoding serine hydrolase domain-containing protein: MIKTQSLFWGIFVILLVLSSCRDEFDLEIPNGASEQEKIELVDSWLSKLQKDQKFNGSVLLIRDGQSMLAKGYGFTSHEKNEQLTANSSFRLASVSKQFTAAGIMLLKEKGSISYDDLVSEYIENFPYEKVTIRSLLNQCSGIPDIYIELALENKDNINVLTNQKATELIINENRSAKKEPFEKFEYSNTNYILLARLVEIVSGKSFEDYMKEELFEPLGMENTRVWNLLSAETDFTNKCGGFKIEGGVYKEVLPDFVDGVAGDGAVFSSINDFLIWDKFWYENDLLSSSNLAEAFKKPQLNNGKSSDYGFGWVVTDDGAWHNGGWLAARTYYSRNTKNGTSIVVLDNSSNSDLYEIAEEIGNIWL; encoded by the coding sequence ATGATTAAAACACAAAGTTTATTTTGGGGAATTTTCGTTATTTTATTGGTACTATCTAGTTGCAGAGATGAGTTTGATTTAGAAATTCCAAATGGTGCATCAGAACAAGAAAAGATTGAATTGGTTGATTCATGGCTTAGTAAACTACAAAAAGACCAAAAATTCAATGGTTCCGTATTACTTATAAGAGATGGGCAATCGATGCTTGCCAAAGGGTATGGTTTTACCAGTCACGAAAAAAATGAACAACTAACAGCCAATTCTTCATTTCGGCTTGCTTCGGTATCCAAACAATTTACTGCGGCTGGTATTATGCTATTAAAAGAGAAAGGAAGCATATCTTATGACGACTTAGTGTCCGAATATATTGAAAATTTCCCTTATGAAAAGGTCACCATTCGTAGCTTATTAAATCAATGTTCAGGTATTCCTGACATCTATATTGAGCTTGCGCTTGAGAATAAAGATAATATTAATGTACTTACCAATCAGAAAGCCACCGAGCTGATCATAAATGAAAACCGTTCAGCGAAAAAAGAACCTTTTGAAAAGTTTGAATACTCGAATACAAATTATATCCTTCTGGCAAGATTGGTTGAAATTGTCTCTGGTAAAAGTTTTGAAGATTATATGAAGGAGGAGTTATTTGAGCCATTGGGAATGGAAAATACGAGAGTTTGGAACTTGCTCTCTGCAGAGACAGATTTTACAAACAAATGTGGCGGATTTAAGATTGAAGGTGGTGTTTATAAAGAAGTACTGCCTGATTTTGTGGATGGTGTTGCAGGTGATGGAGCCGTATTTAGTAGTATAAACGATTTTTTAATTTGGGATAAATTCTGGTATGAAAATGATTTATTAAGCAGCTCTAATTTGGCAGAAGCATTTAAAAAACCACAATTGAATAATGGAAAATCATCGGACTATGGGTTCGGATGGGTTGTAACAGACGATGGTGCTTGGCACAATGGAGGTTGGCTGGCAGCACGTACTTATTACAGTCGAAACACTAAAAATGGAACAAGTATTGTCGTTTTAGATAACTCCTCTAATTCTGATTTGTATGAGATAGCAGAAGAGATAGGAAATATTTGGTTATAA
- a CDS encoding T9SS type A sorting domain-containing protein — MVLLKLQFLIAFFFCANLLFAQTIHYYGWDSLYHHYPSDIIETQNGDFFIVGNVNLTAPIVENYTLKKYLVRIDFNGDTVWTSYHDHSHYGRCNVIESANNDFLTLGNIGQNYTCGFIGQSIPFHDYCTYRYSSSGSILNTNVMTDNCENSIDNYLKNDEGGITTVQGSRNPITIGSMYDYTIKELLPNGQLLTIPFPPGLSTPGRIEKNINGYWLLQHDSLHRLDLGGNIVWQTANTYPVYINDFCKVNEDSFIIVASNPYTPGVGTTTVMKTDSFGTPDWTRTFPMKGIDVLHHSSGNYVITGTFSDDLRVIVVSPNGDSLWSRTHTLTKPATATKSIEASDGRIVTLAQAKPPYTIYNVPSQYVVVFDSLDLALTSVSIIDNIKSKRVDFYPNPTYEVLNVQMKDFNPSMNYTLEIYNSIGQLVSNYTVNKRLSTFNLSSLSSGIYFLKINSNKGLITQEKLVLNK, encoded by the coding sequence ATGGTTTTGCTTAAATTACAATTTTTAATAGCATTTTTTTTCTGTGCAAATTTACTTTTTGCGCAAACTATCCATTATTACGGATGGGATTCGTTGTATCATCATTATCCTAGCGATATTATTGAAACTCAAAACGGAGATTTTTTTATTGTCGGAAATGTTAATTTAACAGCTCCAATCGTTGAGAATTATACATTAAAAAAATATTTAGTTCGTATTGATTTCAATGGAGATACAGTATGGACTAGCTATCATGACCATAGTCATTATGGAAGGTGTAATGTAATTGAGAGTGCTAATAATGATTTTTTGACATTAGGGAACATTGGACAAAATTACACGTGTGGGTTTATAGGTCAATCTATCCCATTTCACGATTATTGTACCTATAGATATTCCTCAAGTGGCTCAATACTTAATACTAACGTGATGACTGATAATTGTGAAAACTCCATTGATAATTATCTAAAAAATGATGAAGGAGGTATCACAACAGTACAAGGTTCTAGAAATCCAATAACAATAGGATCAATGTATGATTATACCATAAAAGAGTTATTGCCTAATGGACAACTATTAACAATTCCATTCCCTCCTGGGCTTTCAACTCCAGGTAGAATTGAAAAAAATATTAATGGTTATTGGTTACTTCAACATGATTCTTTGCATCGATTGGATTTAGGAGGAAATATTGTATGGCAAACAGCAAATACTTATCCAGTGTATATTAACGATTTTTGCAAGGTGAATGAAGATAGTTTTATAATAGTTGCCTCCAATCCTTATACTCCTGGAGTTGGTACTACTACGGTAATGAAGACAGATAGTTTTGGAACACCAGACTGGACAAGAACTTTTCCTATGAAAGGAATCGATGTTTTGCATCACTCTTCAGGAAACTATGTTATAACAGGAACTTTTAGTGATGATTTGAGGGTGATTGTTGTGAGTCCTAATGGAGATTCTTTGTGGAGTCGAACACATACTTTAACAAAACCAGCAACAGCAACAAAAAGTATAGAAGCAAGTGATGGTCGAATTGTTACTTTGGCTCAGGCAAAACCTCCTTATACAATTTATAATGTTCCTAGTCAATATGTGGTAGTTTTTGATTCTTTAGATTTGGCACTGACTTCCGTTTCTATAATAGATAACATTAAGAGTAAACGAGTAGATTTTTATCCTAATCCTACTTATGAAGTATTAAACGTGCAAATGAAAGATTTTAATCCTTCAATGAATTATACGCTTGAAATTTATAATTCAATAGGTCAGCTTGTTTCTAATTATACTGTTAATAAAAGACTCTCTACATTTAATTTATCAAGTCTAAGTTCAGGGATTTATTTTTTAAAGATAAATTCTAATAAGGGTTTAATTACTCAAGAGAAATTAGTTTTGAATAAATAA